Proteins from a single region of Oreochromis niloticus isolate F11D_XX linkage group LG7, O_niloticus_UMD_NMBU, whole genome shotgun sequence:
- the LOC109202980 gene encoding uncharacterized protein LOC109202980 has translation MLLKVKYQSTKKYIRLQPGFTYLEFISEVKNKFGLPDVTELHIFDETDTAVEEDIFLELIEANPDICLTVCDSAAGDAHSTSSSLTDTMSLSSSDSDLHRDLGIPVTGSRLSTGAKNKPTTEVSESEAAKEMVENALRIKSGGEDVLEEYKSEKSLQHRTRRQLVNILASHMTEMHGRIPSRKQKEKYALGIITLFPSLKDPFSPKGYEHFYDGEKGTGYLAWRLKTMSRSRDRRPEKVATSPQAQGPNRRRSTVTVPQQLDGDACREAVSFLLHCNDETVIFEKMKMTFQHRQNLVHDPQRTTDVLKTFPRFLDIKGLLNQDFQLLFGAETASKLLEKWEIAFKPKIIDEARHLTRSAEVHQLLKAAEKLATNDETNWDSDMASLLLLLHLLPPTAGRKRTKISPCDAVDKMVHFHKSNCSIDEHLRKREGKQPYILAVGRTQNNIHQFYIVVDKHLIPCQATSSLGAFDELFKSHYVFNLSYDESLVQLYTFVQTAIYSIDATTTSGSPRVCELRTKFFN, from the exons ATGTTGCTGAAAGTCAAGTACCAAAGTACCAAGAAGTACATACGGTTACAGCCAGGTTTCACATACTTGGAGTTCATCAGTGAAG TGAAAAACAAGTTTGGACTTCCTGATGTTACTGAACTGCACATTTTTGATGAGACTGACACAGCGGTGGAGGAAGACATCTTTCTTGAACTTATAGAGGCCAATCCTGACATATGCCTGACTGTATGTGACAGTGCAGCAGGAGATG ctCATTCAACATCATCGTCCCTCACGGATACCATGTCTCTGTCCTCAAGTGACAGTGATCTTCACAGAGATTTGGGGATCCCCGTTACTGGAAGTAGACTGAGCACTGGGGCCAAGAACAAGCCTACCACAGAAGTTTCAGAGTCAGAGGCTGCAAAAGAG ATGGTAGAAAATGCATTGCGCATAAAATCTGGAGGTGAGGATGTCTTGGAGGAGTACAAGTCTGAGAAATCACTGCAGCATCGCACGCGCAGGCAGCTTGTTAACATACTAGCTAGTCACATGACTGAGATGCATGG GAGGATTCCTTCACGTAAGCAGAAAGAGAAGTATGCCTTGGGAATCATTACACTTTTTCCTTCGCTGAAGGATCCTTTTTCTCCAAAAGGCTat GAGCACTTCTATGATGGAGAAAAAGGCACAGGATATTTAGCATGGCGCCTCAAAACCATGTCCAGGAGTAGAGATCGGAGGCCAGAGAAGGTAGCCACATCTCCTCAAGCGCAAGGACCAAACCGCAGAAGATCAACAGTGACAGTGCCTCAACAGCTTGATGGAGATGCCTGCAGGGAGGCTGTATCGTTTCTTCTTCACTGTAATGATGAGACAGTCATCTTTGAAAAGATGAAGATGACCTTTCAACATCGGCAGAACCTCGTGCATGATCCACAGAGAACGACAGATGTCCTCAAAACCTTCCCACGATTTTTAGACATCAAGGGACTA CTAAACCAAGACTTCCAACTGTTGTTTGGGGCTGAAACCGCATCTAAGCTCCTTGAGAAGTGGGAAATAGCGTTTAAACCCAAGATTATTGATGAGGCCCGACATCTGACTCGATCAGCTGAGGTGCACCAACTTCTGAAAGCTGCTGAGAAACTTGCAACAAATGATGAAACCA ACTGGGACAGTGATATGGCttctctgctgctcctccttCATTTGTTGCCACCCACTGCTGGTCGGAAGAGGACAAAAATTAGTCCATGTGATGCTGTGGACAAAATGGTGCACTTTCATAAG TCAAACTGCAGCATTGATGAACACCTGCGGAAACGAGAGGGAAAGCAGCCATACATCCTTGCTGTGGGCCGCACCCAAAACAACATCCATCAGTTCTACATTGTCGTGGACAAGCACCTTATCCCCTGCCAAGCCACCAGCTCCTTGGGTGCTTTTGATGAATTGTTTAAATCTCACTACGTTTTCAACCTGTCCTATGATGAGTCCCTGGTCCAGCTCTACACATTTGTGCAAACAGCAATCTACAGCATTGATGCTACAACAACAAGTGGCTCTCCAAGGGTTTGTGAACTTCGGACAAAGTTCTTCAACTAA